In Syngnathus acus chromosome 5, fSynAcu1.2, whole genome shotgun sequence, a genomic segment contains:
- the LOC119123720 gene encoding death-inducer obliterator 1-like isoform X5, whose amino-acid sequence MEENVSPELSLAHEPEQSQDHMDSCSQGDGEERLSEPTQTIPTESDEVAEEPIEKADKSSKANNELKKTWTFRRSTVAQREMPVEAAPDNHESRYPVRRSGRQSKRTDKLEEFLSTTKRVLRKSAPPSLEGGDPPSQTPTDAETASEASFDGNADTKTAEDKPEPSDRRTRSRTREQTRQTTQRGRWTRQSQSATVKGEESSENEDSEDGAESQDKDAEQSGKGAKVEDTNANKEHQPGLDMQTKEEQKKKNVKGEDQEENDDDDEEETTEKGGLLVKRGPIRTYVNKKRAASSNSTSAKGQTPMQAVGKTGKPREQEDSDDGSSSSSSSTDSDEGYDPNALYCICRQKHNKRFMICCDRCEEWFHGDCVGITEARGRLMERNGEDYVCPNCTAKKSQVIRPATSTLSLSIDLKTKACALPLPPAGGAFGDVGSMTRSGAQAQLPSTSAGSDEKGAEDIGIKGRIEKATNPTGKKKIKIFQPTVQQATPPNTGQKGAPVSEKPACPTAEPKAPTEMEQEKVASNVEVKTTETEEAGKSAAAEDVSLPKCIGPGCESNAQPDSVYCGNDCILRHAAATVKSFGEVKEPPSQDQESSSASKREATRQTRAQKDSGEDSGSDGGDDDDAPDEDDEDAHAVEQPPPPATASWCSDHNYIAVPPEKTTPISTTVLNTKSPPKEEKQSKKQVPAHVKPSSDSKTSSKAKKTMTTRASKVSPKGKRSSSQSSSSKATKRSATPPSKAATKSKKSRTTSTPPQSPYPPGPIHVTGALRVTKTNFTIPKKQPQQKDSPSHHQSSSSSRVPSSPASSASSSHSSSQRSHHATSSSASSIPPPANHQMRQNIRRSLTDILYKRVSDSDDLTMTESEVARLAVAIEKEMFNICLSTDSKYKNKYRSLMFNLKDPKNKGLFYKVIRGDLSPFRLVRLSAEDMVSKEISEWKKPDPSQSQSSSGRAHSGHSKTSSRHDSHKVDAEDAPPPSDADVCIPATASSSRMASAVDQDEPSVTASAAPQSSATEGGGSMPDIFSAMLKDTTLEHRTHLFDLNCKICTGQKTEDEIASKKSKPTRKSDQPRQEMHSASAVGQPQAATVYQQLIPPPYQPGIEPAVVVEPQPQLYQEDPNNMAMQAIAPAVSSVSISRRDPRMARHGSGVTVTYTPSEKPTNTMAEPLAAPVIAPLDVATKAPLPMPPAPPSLLALSKPSRTSSSEPPPEGETAIFLHGQERIWKGFINMQSVAKFVTKAYLVSGSFEYLKEDLPDTIHVGGRISPNTVWDYVGKLKTSLSKELCLIRFQPATEEEEVAYVSLFCYFSSRKRFGVVANSNRRIKDLYLIPLASKDPLPSKLLPFDGPGLEPARPNLLLGLLICQKDRKRPGVPLESDEKRSKMQIKDIDETGLPKPPLSVKVDRSTRQSLDIPFSTTPPGSPPVSSSATPNVAVATPSVFSLLSTVKAPATSSVTGVESPSSSSSIPAPAATATPLQTILNTLFGKKKPDSEASNSPSDQGAESSIPHSTMIDPIVQQFAQTKDKQVEEDEDDRPYDPEEEYNPSMGYSVPIKPIEVVNKPDVLQSEGDDIAYDPEDDSIFDEVQTTVADETGKSSCDDVTDPEKILASLKQKGKLTLPKQEDKHVPSTDLPGPSQTPPAILGGSQLMQLGKKVEELVKSATPTINQSRDPRQSRESRQGAGITTKTTDELLDKEELSSNDSSTPQQSVQEPQVASVAQLPDSSQDPEKPLPMEEEKSETLPFMETSKEEVSIPLLGETLEPDLEYDYLQDNEEKMKAEQDESVQAETEADKYSIWPNAASILKGKEDSEYDDNSQEAAICSSYNEPPNSSTITSAIPVLGDTHSHYPRHHRATSDFDDDYRSQSDIPRPSSYLQSQPMHGQNPMMRPPSMSVPPPIQGISSMSAPQSVQGPPPAIHGPPPVLGPPVLGPPVLGPPIQADSSHPYGLPPSFPPYQNQWTRPQLPPPQQPLSRPPPQNLLPPRVTPPLYPPIGQRGPPPQMFDPLLPPQHSAQQCPPPGFPLPPTFDGQNQLPPPRFAGPPPPFNFPGNRGPPPPFTAPPPGHFDNRLPPPSIFSGPRGPLPSQYGDPSPIQMQPPMGDQSRGPRDHYSKDSHSFTHADQHLSHPPNIFKDSPATAYRGLPPSQYDDSRGPHSIVEINPQNKFGVPRPHSPPHRGGLDEHIALRQENRNKFGVHRLHSPPHRGALDEHTPLSPLQENRNKFGVARLHSPPHRGALNEHMALPPLQENRAMRDQTQPFGGSERYRFDRFSDEARRFSDEARPVRHSGPLLPTPTEAPIAPPSHIGGHSPDIRREDFWRRHSPDVMRRTNTNREGSEPQSTEPFGHFEVGLREQVSAPAQSLEERLKELSGDCRRDRDRDNPSSARSLWERNQGKRWSREREWERSRERNTDRESSRERDHSKGKESEKNKEAEVERHKDEDTDKRRDRDREREKDRVKDRDSDRRDYDRERGRNRDKERDRERDRRRDRSRSRDRDRGKDRGRDRDKEKDSDRDKDRERDREKDRDKDKDRDRDRGRDKDRDGEKERDKDPDREREKDRDVDKDRDREREKDRSREKDRSRDRDREKDRDREKDRDREKDRDREKDRDREKDRDREKDRDREKDRDREKDRDREKDRDREKDRDREKDRDREKDRDREKDRDREKDRDREKDRDREKDRDREKDRDREKDRDREKDRDREKDRDKDRERDRGRDRRETSRTRERREDKNSKHEKSKEKEKTSVNDKNSS is encoded by the exons ATGGAGGAGAATGTGAGCCCTGAGCTCTCTCTAGCTCATGAGCCAGAACAGAGCCAAGACCATATGGATAGCTGCTCTCAAG GTGATGGGGAAGAGCGACTCAGCGAGCCAACGCAAACCATCCCGACAGAAAGTGACGAAGTGGCAGAGGAGCCAATAGAGAAAGCGGACAAATCTTCCAAAGCCAACAACGAATTGAAGAAAACGTGGACATTCCGTCGCTCCACTGTTGCTCAAAGAGAGATGCCAGTGGAAGCAGCACCCGACAACCACGAGAGCCGCTATCCTGTTCGCCGAAGCGGCAGACAGTCCAAACGTACCGACAAACTGGAGGAATTTCTCTCCACCACGAAAAGAGTGCTACGAAAGAGCGCGCCGCCGTCCCTGGAAGGCGGGGATCCTCCTTCGCAAACCCCAACTGATGCAGAAACCGCCTCTGAGGCCAGCTTTGACGGGAACGCAGACACAAAGACGGCGGAAGACAAGCCCGAGCCGTCCGACAGGAGAACCCGAAGTAGGACGAGGGAGCAGACTCGACAGACGACTCAGCGCGGCAGGTGGACACGCCAATCCCAAAGCGCCACGGTCAAAGGTGAAGAAAGCTCAGAGAATGAAGACAGCGAAGATGGCGCCGAGTCGCAGGACAAAGATGCGGAGCAATCTGGAAAAGGGGCCAAAGTAGAAGACACAAATGCTAATAAGGAACACCAGCCTGGGTTGGATATGCAGACAAAGGAagagcaaaagaagaaaaatgttaaAGGGGAAGATCAAGAGGAgaatgacgacgacgacgaggagGAGACCACAGAAAAAGGCGGCTTGTTGGTAAAGCGCGGCCCAATTCGAACATACGTGAATAAAAAGCGGGCGGCAAGTTCAAATAGTACGTCTGCCAAGGGACAGACTCCCATGCAAGCTGTCGGCAAGACAGGCAAGCCTCGGGAACAGGAGGACAGCGATGACggttcctcttcctcatcttcaAGCACTGATTCTGACGAAGGATACGACCCCAATGCACTGTATTGCATCTGTCGCcagaaacacaacaaaag GTTCATGATCTGCTGTGACCGCTGCGAGGAGTGGTTCCATGGAGACTGTGTGGGCATAACCGAGGCTCGGGGCCGTCTGATGGAGAGAAATGGCGAGGATTACGTTTGCCCCAACTGCACGGCTAAAAAAAGCCAAGTGATCAGGCCTGCCACCTCCACGCTGTCCCTGAGCATAGACCTCAAGACCAAAGCTTGTGCTTTACCTCTACCTCCTGCTGGTGGCGCTTTTGGTGACGTGGGCTCCATGACCAGATCGGGGGCACAGGCACAACTGCCGTCAACATCTGCCGGCAGTGACGAGAAAGGAGCGGAGGACATCGGGATCAAAGGCAGGATCGAGAAAGCCACAAATCCAACAGGGAAAAAGAAGATAAAAATCTTTCAGCCG ACGGTACAGCAGGCAACGCCACCAAACACAGGCCAGAAGGGGGCGCCTGTGTCGGAAAAGCCAGCGTGCCCCACAGCAGAGCCAAAAGCACCAACAGAGATGGAGCAGGAGAAAGTGGCTTCAAACGTGGAGGTGAAAACAACCGAGACGGAAGAGGCCGGAAAGTCAGCGGCAGCGGAGGACGTGTCACTTCCCAAATGCATCGGTCCCGGCTGCGAGAGCAACGCCCAGCCGGACTCTGTGTACTGTGGAAATGACTGCATCCTGAGACACGCTGCCGCGACTGTGAAGTCATTCGGTGAAGTCAAAGAGCCTCCGAGCCAAGATCAGGAATCCAGCTCTGCGTCAAAG AGGGAAGCCACCAGACAGACGAGGGCCCAGAAGGACAGCGGCGAGGACTCTGGGAGCGACGGAGGAGATGACGACGACGCTCCggatgaggatgatgaagaCGCGCATGCTGTGGAGCAGCCGCCGCCTCCCGCCACTGCGTCATGGTGCAGCGACCATAATTACATTGCAGTACCACCAGAAAAGACTACACCCATATCAACAACAGTTTTAAACACAAAGT cCCCTCCCAAAGAAGAGAAACAGTCAAAGAAACAGGTCCCGGCTCACGTTAAACCCTCTTCTGATTCCAAGACCTCCTCCAAAGCGAAGAAGACCATGACCACTCGGGCATCCAAGGTGTCTCCAAAGGGCAAGAGGTCGTCCTCTCAGTCCAGCAGCTCTAAAGCAACCAAGAGGTCCGCGACTCCGCCCAGTAAAGCCGCGACAAAGTCCAAGAAATCGCGAACGACAAGCACACCGCCTCAGTCACCGTACCCTCCTGGGCCGATCCACGTCACGGGAGCGCTAAGAGTCACCAAGACCAACTTTACCATTCCAAAGAAGCAGCCTCAACAAAAAGACTCTCCATCCCATCATcaatcatcgtcgtcgtcaagAGTCCCATCATCTCCGGCGTCTTCAGCTTCCTCCAGCCATTCGTCATCCCAAAGGTCTCATCATGCCACCTCATCCTCGGCATCCTCGATCCCACCGCCCGCCAACCACCAGATGAGACAGAACATCCGTCGCTCCCTGACCGACATCCTTTACAAGAG GGTGAGCGACAGCGATGATCTGACAATGACGGAGAGCGAGGTGGCGAGGCTTGCCGTTGCCATCGAGAAGGAGATGTTTAACATCTGCCTCAGCACAGATAGCAAGTACAAAAACAAGTACCGCTCGCTCATGTTCAACCTCAAGGacccaaaaaacaaa ggCTTGTTCTACAAGGTAATTAGAGGTGATCTTAGCCCTTTCCGACTGGTGAGGCTGAGCGCAGAAGATATGGTTTCCAAGGAGATATCGGAGTGGAAGAAGCCTGACCCCTCCCAG AGCCAGTCCTCAAGTGGAAGGGCCCATTCAGGTCATTCCAAAACAAGCAGTAGGCACGACTCTCACAAAGTGGATGCGGAGgatgccccgcccccttccgATGCAGATGTATGTATTCCTGCCACAGCTTCGTCCTCTCGCATGGCTTCTGCTGTC GACCAAGATGAGCCCAGCGTCACTGCTTCAGCTGCACCTCAGTCTTCTGCGACTGAGGGCGGCGGTAGTATGCCAGATATTTTCAGTGCCATGCTCAAAGACACAACGTTGGAACACAGGACTCATTTGTTTGACCTCAACTGTAAAATATGCACAG GTCAAAAGACAGAAGATGAGATTGCATCCAAAAAATCCAAACCCACCAGGAAGTCCGACCAACCCAGACAAGAGATGCATTCAGCCAGTGCCGTCGGCCAACCGCAAGCGGCCACGGTCTACCAACAGCTCATCCCACCGCCATACCAGCCCGGCATAGAACCGGCCGTCGTCGTCGAACCACAGCCACAACTTTACCAAGAGGACCCTAACAATATGGCTATGCAGGCCATCGCCCCCGCTGTTTCCTCTGTCAGCATCTCACGAAGAGACCCGCGCATGGCCAGGCATGGCTCCGGCGTTACGGTCACTTACACTCCTTCAGAAAAACCCACAAACACCATGGCAGAGCCACTCGCCGCTCCTGTCATTGCTCCTTTGGATGTTGCCACCAAAGCACCCCTTCCGATGCCCcctgctcctccatccttGTTGGCTTTGTCAAAACCATCCAGAACAAG tAGTTCTGAGCCTCCTCCTGAGGGGGAGACTGCAATCTTCCTCCATGGTCAAGAGAGGATTTGGAAAGGCTTCATCAACATGCAGTCTGTGGCCAAGTTTGTAACCAAAGCTTACTTGGTTTCAGGCTCTTTTGAGTACCTAAAAGAG GATTTGCCAGACACCATTCATGTTGGAGGACGCATCTCTCCAAACACAGTGTGGGACTATGTTGGGAAGTTGAAAACATCGTTGTCCAAG GAGCTGTGTTTGATCCGATTCCAGCCAGCcacagaggaagaggaagtagCTTACGTGTCTCTCTTCTGTTACTTCAGCAGCAGGAAAAGATTTGGTGTGGTAGCTAACAGTAACCGGAGGATCAAAGACCTCTATCTGATTCCTTTGGCCTCAAAGGACCCACTACCCTCCAAACTTTTGCCATTTGATGGACCAG GACTGGAGCCAGCCCGGCCCAACCTTCTACTGGGCCTCTTGATCTGCCAGAAGGATAGAAAGCGTCCCGGTGTTCCATTGGAAAGTGATGAGAAACGATCTAAGATGCAAATCAAAGATATTGATGAGACTGGTCTTCCAAAGCCACCTCTCTCAGTCAAAGTGGATCGAAGCACACGCCAAAGTTTGGACATTCCTTTCAGTACTACTCCCCCAGGGTCTCCTCCTGTCAGCTCCTCCGCGACCCCAAATGTCGCTGTGGCCACCCCATCtgtcttttctcttttgtcAACCGTTAAAGCACCCGCCACGTCCTCTGTCACGGGTGTGGAGTCTCCATCCTCATCCAGCTCTATCCCTGCCCCTGCAGCAACCGCCACTCCTCTCCAGACGATCCTCAACACTCTGTTTGGCAAGAAAAAGCCAGACTCTGAAGCTTCCAACTCGCCATCTGATCAGGGTGCAGAATCTTCCATTCCGCACTCTACAATGATCGATCCAATTGTGCAACAGTTTGCAcagacaaaagacaaacaggttgaggaggatgaagatgacCGACCATATGACCCTGAGGAAGAGTATAACCCAAGTATGGGTTACAGTGTGCCTATTAAACCGATTGAGGTAGTAAATAAACCTGACGTTTTACAGAGCGAAGGTGACGACATTGCATATGACCCCGAAGATGACTCAATATTTGATGAAGTCCAAACTACTGTAGCAGATGAAACTGGAAAGTCTTCATGTGATGACGTAACAGACCCGGAAAAGATCCTGGCAAGCCTTAAACAGAAAGGAAAGCTGACACTCCCAAAACAGGAAGACAAACATGTGCCGTCCACTGACTTGCCCGGGCCTTCACAAACACCCCCAGCCATTTTGGGCGGTAGTCAGTTAATGCAGCTTGGTAAAAAAGTGGAAGAGCTTGTGAAATCGGCCACACCCACGATCAACCAGAGCAGAGATCCTCGCCAGAGCCGGGAATCTCGCCAGGGGGCGGGcatcacaacaaaaacaacagatgaGCTGCTTGATAAAGAGGAGTTGTCTTCCAATGACTCTTCGACACCTCAGCAGTCAGTTCAAGAGCCACAGGTGGCTTCTGTTGCTCAGCTTCCCGACTCCTCACAAGACCCGGAGAAGCCATTACCAATGGAGGAAGAGAAATCTGAGACATTGCCCTTTATGGAGACTTCAAAAGAAGAGGTGTCCATTCCTTTATTAGGAGAGACTTTGGAACCTGATCTGGAGTATGACTATCTTCAAGACAatgaagagaaaatgaaagccGAGCAAGATGAGAGCGTCCAGGCTGAAACCGAGGCAGACAAGTATAGCATTTGGCCAAATGCTGCAAGTATTTTAAAAGGTAAAGAGGATTCAGAATACGATGACAATAGCCAAGAAGCGGCAATTTGTAGCTCCTACAATGAGCCACCAAACTCCTCGACAATTACTTCGGCAATTCCAGTCCTCGGGGACACTCATTCTCATTATCCGCGACATCACAGGGCAACATCAGACTTTGACGATGATTATAGATCACAAAGTGACATCCCCCGACCATCTAGTTATCTCCAATCTCAACCAATGCACGGACAGAATCCAATGATGAGGCCTCCATCAATGTCAGTACCACCACCCATACAAGGCATCTCTTCAATGTCTGCGCCACAGTCTGTGCAAGGACCCCCACCAGCTATCCACGGTCCTCCTCCAGTACTTGGTCCTCCAGTACTTGGTCCTCCAGTACTTGGTCCTCCAATCCAAGCTGACAGCAGCCATCCATACGGCCTCCCTCCGAGTTTCCCCCCCTATCAAAACCAATGGACACGCCCCCAACTACCACCTCCACAGCAGCCGCTCTCCAGACCACCTCCTCAGAACCTTTTACCACCTAGAGTAACACCACCACTTTACCCACCAATTGGCCAGAGAGGTCCTCCACCTCAAATGTTTGATCCTCTTCTCCCCCCTCAGCATAGTGCACAACAATGCCCTCCTCCAGGCTTTCCCCTCCCACCTACGTTTGATGGACAGAATCAGCTACCTCCTCCACGATTTGCTGGTCCACCTCCACCATTTAATTTTCCTGGAAACAGAGGTCCTCCTCCACCTTTCACAGCACCACCACCGGGACATTTTGATAACAGGCTTCCTCCCCCTTCCATCTTCTCAGGGCCAAGGGGTCCCCTACCATCTCAATATGGTGATCCAAGTCCAATTCAAATGCAACCCCCAATGGGAGACCAAAGCCGTGGCCCCAGGGACCACTATAGTAAAGATAGTCACTCATTCACACATGCGGACCAACATCTCAGTCATCCTCCCAATATTTTCAAAGACAGCCCGGCGACCGCTTACCGGGGTCTTCCACCTAGTCAGTATGATGACTCAAGAGGCCCGCATTCTATTGTGGAGATCAATCCACAAAATAAGTTTGGAGTTCCCAG GCCACACTCGCCACCACATCGAGGAGGTCTGGATGAGCACATAGCTCTTCGTCAGGAGAATAGGAACAAGTTTGGGGTTCACAGGTTACACTCACCACCACATCGAGGAGCTTTGGATGAGCACACACCTCTTTCTCCTCTTCAGGAGAATAGAAACAAGTTTGGGGTCGCCAGGCTACATTCGCCACCACATCGAGGAGCTTTGAATGAGCACATGGCTCTTCCTCCACTTCAGGAAAATCGAGCAATGAGAGATCAGACTCAGCCTTTTGGTGGCTCTGAACGCTACCGCTTTGATCGGTTTTCAGATGAGGCAAGAAGGTTTTCTGATGAGGCAAGACCTGTTCGCCACAGTGGCCCTCTGCTACCGACCCCCACCGAGGCTCCTATTGCTCCTCCGAGTCACATAGGCGGTCACAGTCCAGATATTCGGCGAGAGGACTTCTGGCGCCGACATTCCCCTGATGTCATGAGGAGAACCAACACCAACCGAGAGGGCTCAGAACCGCAAAGCACGGAACCCTTCGGTCACTTTGAAGTCGGGCTCCGAGAACAAGTTTCTGCTCCCGCTCAGTCATTAGAAGAAAGACTTAAGGAGCTCTCTGGTGACTGCAGAAGAGACAGAGACCGCGACAACCCTTCCTCCGCGAGGTCCTTGTGGGAGAGGAATCAGGGCAAGCGGTGGAGCCGAGAACGAGAATGGGAGAGAAGCAGAGAGCGCAACACCGATCGTGAATCCAGCAGAGAACGGGATCACAGCAAAGgaaaagagagcgagaaaaataaagaggCAGAGGTGGAGCGACACAAGGATGAAGACACAGACAAGAGGAGAGACCGtgacagagaaagagaaaaggacAGAGTCAAGGACAGGGACTCAGACAGAAGGGATTATGATCGCGAAAGAGGACGAAATCGCGATAAAGAGCGAGACCGTGAGCGAGACAGGAGACGCGACAGGTCCCGAAGTAGAGACCGGGATCGAGGGAAAGACCGAGGTAGAGACAGAGACAAAGAAAAGGACAGTGACAGAGACAAAGACAGGGAGAGGGACAGAGAAAAAGATCGTGACAAAGATAAAGACAGAGATCGTGACAGAGGCAGAGACAAAGATAGAGATGGAGAGAAAGAGCGAGACAAAGATCCAGatagagaaagagagaaagaccGAGACGTAGACAAAGACCGGGACCGGGAAAGAGAGAAGGATAGGAGTCGAGAAAAAGACAGATCCCGTGACAGAGACCGGGAGAAAGACAGAGACCGGGAGAAAGACAGAGATCGGGAAAAAGACAGAGATCGGGAGAAAGACAGAGACCGGGAGAAGGACCGAGACCGGGAGAAGGACCGAGACCGGGAGAAAGACAGAGACCGGGAGAAAGACCGAGACCGGGAGAAAGACCGAGACCGGGAGAAAGACCGAGACCGGGAGAAAGACCGAGACCGCGAGAAAGACCGAGACCGCGAGAAAGACCGAGACCGGGAGAAAGACCGAGACCGGGAGAAAGATCGAGACCGGGAGAAAGATCGAGACCGGGAGAAAGATCGAGACCGGGAGAAAGATCGAGACCGGGAGAAAGACAGAGACCGGGAAAAAGACAGAGATAAAGACCGTGAAAGAGACCGTGGCAGGGACCGCCGAGAAACAAGTAGAACCCGGGAAAGGAGAGAAGataaaaatagcaaacatgaaaaatccaaggagaaagaaaagactTCGGTAAATGATAAAAACTCTTCCTAG